A stretch of the Oncorhynchus clarkii lewisi isolate Uvic-CL-2024 chromosome 9, UVic_Ocla_1.0, whole genome shotgun sequence genome encodes the following:
- the LOC139417028 gene encoding uncharacterized protein has translation MSLENSLNKCRKAHNIIKDPTGPHRTPRDPTGPHGTPQYPTGPHRTPRDPTVPHGTPQDPTGPHRTPRDPTVPHGTPQDPTGPHRTPRDPTGPHGTPQYPTGPHRTPHTPRDPTVPHGTPQDPTGPTGPHRTHGTPQDPTGPHGTPQDPTGPTGPHRTPQYPTGPHTPHGTPQDTTHPTGHHTPHRTPRDPTGPHGTHTPHRTPRDPIHPTGPHRTPRDPTVPHGTPQDPTGPHRTPRDPTVPHGTPQDPTGPHRTPRDPTGPHGTPQYPTGPHRTPHTPRDPTVPHGTPQDPTGPTGPHRTHGTPQDPTGPHGTPQDPTGPTGPHRTPQYPTGPHTPHGTPQDTTHPTGHHTPHRTPRDPTGPHGTHTPHRTPRDPIHPTGPHRTPRDPTGPHGTHTPHRTPRDPTHPTGPHTPQPQLFYCKFV, from the coding sequence atgtcactagaaaacagcttaaataaATGCAGGAAGGCTCataacatcatcaaggaccccacaggACCCCACAGGACCCCACGGGACCCCACAGGACCCCACGGGACCCCACAGTACCCCACGGGACCCCACAGGACCCCACGGGACCCCACAGTACCCCACGGGACCCCACAGGACCCCACAGGACCCCACAGGACCCCACGGGACCCCACAGTACCCCACGGGACCCCACAGGACCCCACAGGACCACACAGGACCCCACGGGACCCCACAGGACCCCACGGGACCCCACAGTACCCCACGGGACCCCAcaggaccccacacaccccacgGGACCCCACAGTACCCCACGGGACCCCACAGGACCCCACAGGACCCACGGGACCCCACAGGACCCACGGGACCCCACAGGACCCCACGGGACCCCACGGGACCCCACAGGACCCCACAGGACCCACGGGACCCCACAGGACCCCACAGTACCCCAcgggaccccacacaccccacgggaccccacaggacaCCACACACCCCACAGGACACCACACACCCCACAGGACCCCACGGGACCCCACAGGACCCCACGGGACCCATACACCCCACAGGACCCCACGGGACCCCATACACCCCACGGGACCCCACAGGACCCCACGGGACCCCACAGTACCCCACGGGACCCCACAGGACCCCACAGGACCCCACAGGACCCCACGGGACCCCACAGTACCCCACGGGACCCCACAGGACCCCACAGGACCACACAGGACCCCACGGGACCCCACAGGACCCCACGGGACCCCACAGTACCCCACGGGACCCCAcaggaccccacacaccccacgGGACCCCACAGTACCCCACGGGACCCCACAGGACCCCACAGGACCCACGGGACCCCACAGGACCCACGGGACCCCACAGGACCCCACGGGACCCCACGGGACCCCACAGGACCCCACAGGACCCACGGGACCCCACAGGACCCCACAGTACCCCAcgggaccccacacaccccacgggaccccacaggacaCCACACACCCCACAGGACACCACACACCCCACAGGACCCCACGGGACCCCACAGGACCCCACGGGACCCATACACCCCACAGGACCCCACGGGACCCCATACACCCCACGGGACCCCACAGGACCCCACGGGACCCCACAGGACCCCACGGGACCCATACACCCCACAGGACCCCAcgggaccccacacaccccacgggaccccacacaccccagccacaaTTATTCTACTGTAAATTTGTTTGA
- the LOC139415843 gene encoding zinc finger protein 473 homolog codes for MSKLQMLRVFLNERLTAAAVEIFGAVEKTVVEYQEENDRLRRMLGITPEIQLCRRDSLQLSVSEEEVPPDQQHCEQEWSPSLGQEDPETTHIKEEDEDLRTSQEEEQLQGLFDTKDSIFTPSCVKSECDQEDPLQSLTLPQTQTVENRERDSKPVDLTPFGTVTHIKGLNIPCDLPDNQNNAYRQSSAVSSYTVGLDSSPPLDLNPPMGELCTCPFCGKTFKQKGHLSMHMRIHTGEKPFTCGDCGKSFIQKGDLRRHILTHTGEKPFSCNFCCKSFSQKGDLRRHILTHTGEKPHGCSVCGRTFIRKAHLLKHVNNVHKERKLDGN; via the exons ATGTCTAAACTACAGATGTTGCGTGTGTTTTTAAATGAGCGTTTAACGGCGGCTGCTGTGGAGATTTTCGGTGCAGTTGAGAAAACGGTAGTGGAGTACCAGGAGGAGAATGATCGGCTACGGAGAATGCTGGGGATCACTCCAGAGATACAACTATGTAGAAGAG actccctgcagctctctgtctctgaagaGGAGGTTCCCCCTGATCAGCAGCACTGTGAGCAGGAGTGGAGCCCCAGTCTGGGACAGGAGGACCCAGAGACCACACATATTAAAGAGGAAGACGAGGATCTCAGGACCagtcaggaggaagagcagcttcaaGGGCTCTTTGATACCAAAGACTCCATATTCACTCCTTCCTGTGTGAAAAGTGAATGCGATCAGGAGGACCCACTTCAGTCCTTGACTCTTCCCCAAACCCAGActgtggagaacagagagagagactctaaaCCAGTGGATCTCACACCCTTTGGAACTGTGACCCACATTAAGGGTCTCAACATTCCCTGTGACCTTCCAGATAATCAAAACAATGCCTACAGACAGAGTTCAGCCGTAAGCAGCTACACAGTAGGACTTGACAGTAGCCCACCATTGGATCTGAACCCACCAATGGGGGAACTCTGCACCTGCCCCTTTTGTGGAAAGACCTTCAAACAAAAAGGACACCTGTCCATGCACATGaggattcacacaggagagaaaccatttacctgtggtgactgtgggaagagctttATTCAGAAAGGGGACCTAAGGAGGCATATcctgactcacacaggagagaaaccattcaGCTGTAATTTTTGCTGTAAAAGCTTCAGTCAAAAGGGGGACCTAAGGAGGCATATcctgactcacacaggagagaaaccacaTGGCTGCTCCGTCTGTGGTAGAACGTTCATTCGTAAGGCTCATCTGCTGAAACACGTGAATAACGTCCACAAAGAAAGAAAACTGGATGGAAACTAA
- the LOC139415824 gene encoding uncharacterized protein, whose protein sequence is MSKLQMLRVFLNERLTAAAVEIFGAVEKTVVEYQEENDRLRRLLGITPEIQLCRRDSLQLSVSEEEVPPEQQHCGQEDPETKQIKEEQEEVRTSQEEEQLQGLVDTKDSIFTPSCVKSECDLENSCQETILAEHPTLSPLKTSKLQLLSVLLNQCLTASAAVDIFGAVEETVAEYQEENDRLRRLLGRTPEIQLRRIDCLQLSVSEEKVPTEQQHCGQEDPEPTQIKEEQEEVRTSQEEEQLQGLKPDIMKFIFTPSCVKSEWDQEDPLQSLTLPQTQTVENRESDSKPVDLKPFGTVTHIKGLNIPCDLPDNQNNAYRHSSAVSSDPVGLDSSPPLDPSPPLDPNPPMGENSSKHSTTSIKTHHCRDCGEMFALKADLQRHVTLTKKRLSDCSFGNKHYNSTCKLKAHVQPCICPVCGKIIKYKGDLSRHMSIHTGEKPFVCGDCGKSFSQKGNLNLHKLTHTGEKPFSCGDCGKSFNQKGDLGKHILTHTQQKTFSCGVCGKSFYHKGNLTDHIRTHTGEKPFSCGDCGKSFNLKGNLRKHKLTHTGEKPFSCGDCEKSFTQKSNLLTHVKNIHKGRKQDEN, encoded by the exons actccctgcagctctctgtctctgaagaGGAGGTTCCCCCTGAGCAGCAGCACTGTGGGCAGGAGGACCCAGAAACCAAacagattaaagaggaacaggaggaagtcaggaccagtcaggaggaagagcagcttcaaGGGCTCGTTGATACCAAAGACTCCATATTCACTCCTTCCTGTGTGAAAAGTGAATGTGATCTGGAGAACTCATGTCAAGAAACCATATTAGCTGAACACCCAACTCTCAGTCCACTGAAAACATCTAAACTACAGTTGTTGAGTGTGTTGTTAAATCAATGTTTAACGGCGTCTGCTGCTGTGGATATTTTTGGTGCAGTTGAGGAAACTGTAGCAGAGTACCAGGAGGAGAATGATCGGCTACGGAGACTGCTGGGGAGGACACCAGAGATACAACTACGTAGAATAG aCTGCCTGCAGCTTTCTGTCTCTGAAGAGAAGGTTCCAACTGAGCAGCAGCACTGTGGGCAGGAGGACCCAGAGCCCAcacagattaaagaggaacaggaggaagtcaggaccagtcaggaggaagagcagcttcaaGGTCTAAAGCCTGATATCATGAAGTTCATATTCACTCCTTCCTGTGTGAAAAGTGAATGGGATCAGGAGGACCCACTTCAGTCCTTGACTCTTCCCCAAACCCAGActgtggagaacagagagagtgactCTAAACCAGTGGATCTGAAACCTTTTGGAACTGTGACCCACATTAAGGGTCTCAACATTCCCTGTGACCTTCCAGATAATCAAAACAATGCCTACAGACACAGCTCAGCCGTAAGCAGCGACCCAGTAGGACTTGACAGCAGCCCACCATTAGATCCCAGTCCACCATTGGATCCCAACCCACCAATGGGGGAAAACTCTTCCAAACACAGCACCACGTCTATAAAAACTCACCACTGCCGTGACTGTGGTGAAATGTTTGCTCTGAAAGCTGACCTGCAGAGGCATGTGACTCTCACCAAGAAGAGACTCAGTGACTGCAGCTTCGGCAATAAACACTACAACTCCACATGTAAACTGAAGGCCCATGTCCAACCCTGTATCTGCCCTGTTTGTGGAAAGATAATCAAATACAAAGGAGATCTGTCCAGGCACATGagtattcacacaggagagaaaccatttgtctgtggtgactgtgggaaaagcttcagtCAGAAGGGAAACCTGAACTTACACAAACTGACTCACACgggagagaaaccatttagctgtggtgactgtgggaaaagcttcaatCAGAAGGGAGACCTAGGGAAACATATACTGActcacacacaacagaaaacatttAGCTGTGGTGTCTGTGGGAAAAGCTTCTATCATAAGGGGAACCTTACAGATCATATAaggactcacacaggagagaaaccatttagctgtggtgactgtggAAAAAGCTTCAATTTGAAGGGGAACCTAAGGAAGCATAAACTGACTCACACAGGtgagaaaccatttagctgtggaGACTGTGAGAAAAGCTTCACTCAAAAGTCTAACCTGCTGACGCATGTGAAAAACATCCACAAAGGAAGAAAACAGGATGAAAATTAG